From a region of the Hemibagrus wyckioides isolate EC202008001 linkage group LG06, SWU_Hwy_1.0, whole genome shotgun sequence genome:
- the ttf2 gene encoding transcription termination factor 2, with translation MERVLCERHGNICFLKTGMKEGPNKGKSFYICTGRDATPCDFTQAAELPASHCLRHEDALVELQTLAHSTTQGTYRLLYRCVVGKEEGQKWCGSIPWTEKATTKSFLPENKKQPSSLPPVKNPFKAPSKVDKSSEWKKLQEGEVKTLGKSVERESSKKSTTDEIPKKKAEKESDDQSKSNGANVREGEAVRSEHSESWREKKLPPGMKIKKRSSDEDKKSHSSSEVTAEGAEATESSNSSTKCENVNEKQTEKETKSQNLQSHEKDERSAPCQNQTKQKTDGHSPHLSSRKTSTSNTDTEAGQISKNAPKKDSQSSPGLPLEGVSASLKPDINSVQKKTVTSPFGEWSDDDDDDDDDDDDVQLVSVQPGSQQISSVPAAPLQKTLTSYPGFQLVSKGKNQDDDPTAIHNQLTAQLKQKKATLSSVNVSALPDKGERLKSQVKQLEEALDALSLTGVALTGSQDVGSEAEKNPKPSHSNPFNRAGGTVLLAEAPVHFQPNSSASSLGLQLSQGYSQMYGVNPQNQAFYGGRMTESRMFAVRNATTEAIDHLHHSLESCPSTDTEAQDPKGIKVQLLPHQRKALAWLLWRETQKPCGGILADDMGLGKTLTMIALILSQKKKEEKDSQLEGWISKTDSTLVTSWGTLIICPASLVHHWKKEIERRVKSSRLSVYLYHGPNRQRSASVLAEHDVVITTYSLVSKEIPVQKEEAEQPSQDTEPVGSELPPLLRVAWARVVLDEAHNIKNPKVQTSMAVCKLRAKARWAVTGTPIQNNLLDMYSLLKFLRCSPFDEYKLWKAQVDNGSKRGGERLNILTRSLLLRRTKDQLDSTGKPLVSLPDRSCKVHRIKLSEDEQSVYDVVFAQSRSTLQSYLKRHEGRDTKHGDGSNPFDKVAREFGMSQQDSVSSSQQPQVSSTIHILSLLLRLRQCCCHLSLLKKTLDQSELQGDVIALSLEEQLCALSLSESSSSDHKATVSLNGSRFRSEIFEESQESTKISAIFTELKEIRKKNQKSVIVSQWTSMLHIVAVHLKKLDLHFSVIDGTVNPKRRMDLVDEFNTNPKGPQVMLVSLCAGGVGINLIGGNHLFLIDMHWNPALEDQACDRIYRVGQCRDVTIHRFVCEGTVEDKISSLQEKKKELAQKVLSGTGSSFTKLSLADLRVIFGV, from the exons ATGGAAAGAGTTCTTTGTGAACGGCACG GCAACATTTGCTTTCTGAAGACTGGAATGAAGGAAGGACCGAATAAGGGGAAAAGCTTCTATATTTGCACCGGGCGGGATGCGACACCGTGTGATTTCACACAGGCTGCTGA ACTGCCAGCTTCTCACTGTCTCCGTCATGAAGATGCTCTGGTTGAACTTCAGACGTTAGCTCACAGTACAACACAAGGCACTTATAG GCTGCTGTATCGCTGTGTAGTAGGAAAGGAAGAGGGGCAGAAGTGGTGTGGGAGTATTCCATGGACAGAG AAAGCTACTACAAAGAGTTTTTTGCCAGAGAACAAGAAACAGCCTTCCAGTCTTCCTCCTGTTAAAAATCCTTTCAAAGCCCCCAGCAAAGTAGACAAAAGCTCAGAGTGGAAAAAGCTTCAAGAAGGAGAGGTAAAGACATTGGGGAAGTCTGTAGAGAGGGAGAGCTCTAAGAAAAGCACCACTGATGAAATTCCCaaaaagaaagcagagaaagaaTCAGACGATCAAAGCAAGTCGAATGGTGCAAATGTCAGAGAGGGTGAGGCAGTGAGGTCTGAGCATTCTGAAtcctggagagagaaaaaacttcCTCCTGGAATGAAGATAAAGAAGCGATCTTCTGATGAAGATAAGAAATCTCACAGCAGTAGTGAGGTGACTGCAGAAGGAGCTGAAGCTACGGAGAGTTCTAATAGTAGCACTAAATGTGAAAATGTCAATGAAAAGCAAACGGAGAAAGAGACCAAATCGCAAAACCTCCAAAGCCATGAAAAAGACGAGAGATCAGCTCCATGtcaaaaccaaactaaacagaAAACTGATGGACACAGTCCTCATTTATCTTCTAGGAAGACATCTACATCAAATACAGACACTGAGGCAGGTCAGATTTCTAAAAATGCTCCAAAAAAAGACAGTCAGTCCAGCCCAGGTTTACCATTAGAAGGTGTTTCAGCTTCACTGAAGCCGGATATAAATAGTGTCCAGAAGAAAACAGTGACATCACCTTTTGGAGagtggagtgatgatgatgatgatgatgatgatgatgatgatgatgtccagCTGGTTTCAGTTCAGCCAGGCTCTCAGCAGATTTCCTCAGTTCCAGCTGCACCGTTGCAGAAAACCCTTACCTCCTACCCAGGCTTTCAGCTTGTATCAAAGGGAAAAAACCAAGACGATGACCCCACAGCAATCCATAACCAGCTCACAGCCCAGCTTAAACAAAAGAAG GCCACTCTGTCATCAGTTAATGTGTCTGCCCTGCCTGATAAAGGAGAGAGGCTGAAGAGTCAAGTGAAGCAGCTGGAAGAGGCTCTGGATGCTTTAAGTCTGACCGGTGTTGCTCTTACTG GCTCTCAAGATGTAGGCAGTGAAGCAGAGAAAAATCCCAAACCCAGTCATTCCAATCCTTTTAACCGTGCAGGGGGCACTGTTCTCCTGGCAGAGGCTCCAGTCCATTTTCAGCCAAACTCCTCTGCTAGCTCACTGGGCCTGCAGCTCAGTCAGGGCTACTCACAAATGTATGGAG TGAATCCTCAAAACCAGGCCTTCTATGGTGGCAGGATGACAGAGAGCAGAATGTTCGCTGTGCGTAATGCCACAACGGAGGCCATTGACCACCTCCATCACTCACTGGAGTCTTGCCCTTCTACAGACACTGAGGCACAGGATCCCAAAGGAATAAAG GTCCAGTTGTTGCCACATCAGAGAAAAGCCCTGGCCTGGCTGCTGTGGAGAGAAACACAAAAGCCCTGCGGGGGTATTCTGG cTGATGACATGGGTCTGGGGAAGACCCTCACTATGATCGCTCTCATTCTGTcccagaagaagaaggaggagaaagacTCACAGCTGGAGGgatggatctccaaaactg ACTCGACTTTGGTGACGTCTTGGGGAACTCTGATCATCTGTCCTGCCTCTCTGGTGCATCACTggaagaaagagatagagagacgcGTGAAGAGCAGTCGCCTGAGTGTGTATCTCTACCACGGGCCTAACCGACAAAGGAGCGCGAGCGT TTTGGCTGAACATGATGTGGTGATCACTACGTACAGCCTGGTTTCCAAAGAGATCCCAGTTCAGAAAGAGGAGGCTGAACAGCCCAGTCAGGACACTGAGCCTGTG GGGTCTGAGCTGCCTCCTCTCCTGCGTGTAGCCTGGGCTCGTGTGGTTCTTGATGAGGCTCACAACATTAAGAACCCTAAAGTGCAGACTTCCATGGCTGTGTGTAAGCTGCGGGCTAAAGCACGCTGGGCCGTCACTGGTACCCCCATCCAGAACAACCTGCTGGATATGTACTCGCTGCTGAA atttttgagATGCTCTCCATTTGATGAATACAAGCTGTGGAAGGCTCAGGTAGACAATGGCTCtaagaggggaggagagaggcTTAATATTCTCACCAGGTCCCTGCTGCTGCGCAGGACCAAAGACCAGCTGGACTCTACAGGCAAGCCTCTG GTGTCTCTGCCTGACCGGAGCTGTAAGGTTCACCGGATAAAACTGTCAGAGGATGAGCAGTCTGTTTACGATGTGGTGTTTGCACAGTCCAG GTCCACCCTCCAGTCCTATCTGAAGAGGCATGAGGGAAGAGACACTAAACATGGAGATGGCAGCAATCCCTTTGACAAAG TTGCGCGGGAGTTTGGTATGTCTCAGCAGGATTCTGTGTCCTCGTCTCAGCAACCTCAGGTTTCCAGCACCATCCACATCCTGTCCCTGCTGCTGCGCCTCAGACAGTGCTGCTGTCACCTGTCCCTGCTGAAGAag ACGCTGGATCAGTCAGAGCTGCAGGGAGATGTGATTGCTCTGTCTCTGGAGGAGCAGCTGTGTGCTCTGTCTTTGTCTGAATCCTCTAGCTCGGATCACAAAGCCACGGTTTCCCTCAACGGCAGCCGGTTTCGTTCCGAGATTTTTGAGGAGAGCCAAGAGAGTACTAAG ATTTCAGCCATCTTCACAGAGTTGAAAGAAATCCGTAAGAAAAATCAGAAAAG TGTAATTGTGTCCCAGTGGACCAGTATGCTGCACATTGTAGCTGTTCACCTGAAGAAGCTGGATCTGCACTTCAGTGTCATTGATGGTACAGTGAACCCTAAACGACGCATGGACCTGGTGGATGAATTTAACACTAACCCTAAAGGACCTCAG GTAATGCTGGTGTCCTTATGTGCCGGAGGAGTGGGTATTAATCTGATTGGTGGGAATCATCTGTTCCTCATAGACATGCACTG GAACCCTGCACTGGAAGACCAGGCCTGTGACAGAATCTACAGAGTGGGACAATGCCGTGATGTCACCATTCACAG ATTTGTGTGTGAGGGCACAGTAGAGGACAAGATCTCCTCTCtgcaggagaagaagaaggagctgGCCCAGAAAGTCCTGTCTGGAACCGGGTCCTCGTTTACCAAGCTCTCATTAGCAGACCTCAGGGTTATCTTTGGTGTGTAA